The DNA sequence TTCAGTCACTGATATCAACGACCAGCCTGAATCTGAAAGAGATCGAACTTCACTGGCGTGAAGTGCTGCGTCTGGCAACCTCGATAAAGCAGGGAACCGTGACGGCATCCCTGATGCTGAAAAAACTGGCCAGCTATCCCAAACAAAATGGCCTGGCAAAGGCGCTGAGAGAAATTGGCCGCATTGAGCGGACGCTGTTTATGCTCGACTGGTTCCGCGATCCGGCACTTCGTCGGCGGGTCCAGGCGGGACTGAATAAAGGAGAAGCCCGTAACGCGCTGGCGCGCGCGGTATTCCTGCACCGTCTGGGTGAAATCAGGGATCGTAAACCGGAAGATCAGAGCTACCGCGCCAGTGGACTGACGCTGCTGACAGCAGCTATCTCGCTGTGGAATACCGTCTATATGGAAAGAGCGGTCGATGCCCTGAAGCGTAAAGGGGTGAAGATCAACGAGCAACTGCTGTCACATTTGTCGCCATTAGGCTGGGAGCATATCAATCTGACAGGCGATTACATCTGGAAAAGCAACAGAATACCAGCCTCCGGTAAGTTTCGTCGGCTGAGGCCTGCTAAAGTAGAAAGGTCAAAAAACAACCTTAACGTACAATAATTTTCGATATCCAAACTGACCCCTGTATCAAGCTTCGCGGCAACAACTACCGTTAACGGTGGAAATATCCATTTTAAAGGTGAAGTTGTTAATGCGGCATGTGCAATTGATGCAGGTTCTGCTGATCAGACTGTACAGCTTGGACAAGTGCGTTCTGCACGTCTGGCCACTGCAGGAAGCACCAGCTCAGCGGTAGGATTCAAAATTCAGTTGAATGACTGTGATTCCTCTGTGTCCACTAAAGCTTCAGTTGCGTTTGCAGGTAATGCAGTAAGCAGCACCAATAATACCGTACTCTCACTGCAGAGCTCCGCTGCAGGTAGCGCAACTAATGTTGGTGTGCAGATCCTTGACAGTGTAGGAACTCCACTGGCACTGGATGGCGGTACATTTGGTACAAAAACCGTGCTAACCGATGGCACAAACACCATTCCATTCCAGGCTCGTTACTACGCAACGGGTGCTGCAACAGCGGGTATTGCTAATGCTGATGCAACTTTTAAAGTGCAATACGAATAAATCATCCTGAAGTTTTTACACCTACGCGACCAGGATGTTGCGTAGGTGTATCAATAATCTGAATATCTCATTAACACTATGTATCATAAGGGTTTTACCAAAGATACCTTACGAGAAAAATCTCCAGTCAGTATCTTTTGTAACACTCGGCGTTTAAAGATGCAGCGATAATGTAGTTGTGGAAGAGTTAAAACAATAATACAGCTGTCTTTTATAAGAAAAACGACTAAATCAATAAAAAATAAGCAGTTTTTTAGATGGTTTTCAATATTTTCCTTTTCTATTGTACCAGGTTTTTAACATGACCTAACGTTGATAATGAAAAGTAATTTTTACCTTTTCCACTTTGAATAATGCACAAAGCAGGAAACAGCATCACTTAAAAAGGAATTCACGATGAAAAAAAAATCGGCGCCACAAAGAGAATCGCAATGAGTCTGTTAATGTCATTAGCCCTCTCGCACAGCCTCACAGCCACTGCGGGAGTGGCGCTCGGTGCCACTCGCGTCATTTATCCTGCGAGTCAAAAACAGATTCAGTTAGCCGTCACCAATAATGACGACAAAAGCACCTACCTTATCCAGTCGTGGATTGAGAACAAAGAGGGACAAAGAGACGCTCGCTTTGTGATAACTCCCCCCCTTTTCACCATGCAGGGGAAAAAAGAGAATAGCCTGCGTATTATTGATGCCACAAATCAGCAACTGCCGAAAGACAGGGAGAGCCTGTTCTGGATCAATGTCAAAGCAATTCCTGCTATGGATAAAGCCAGCAGTAATGTGAACACTCTACAGTTAGCCATCATTAGTAAAATTAAGCTCTATTACCGACCTGATAATTTAAACCTGCCGGTAGATCAGGCTGCGCTGCGTTTACGTTTCAGCCGCAGCGGCGATAAGCTAACGCTCATTAATCCAACTCCTTACTACCTTACGGTTACAGAAACCACCGTTGGTAAACAGGCTATCGATAATACACTGGTGCCTCCATTCCAGAATACTTCAGTCTCATTACCAGCTTCAGTAAAAGGTGAAATTACCTACCGCACAATCAATGATTACGGCTCTGTAACAGAAAAAATGCAAGGCATCTTACAGTAGTACATATAAGTTTCTGGGCTGTGAAAACCTATTAACGACCTGACAGCCGGAAACTCATGTACCGGAGGGATTATGTCATATCGAAAAAACTATGGATTGTGCGGTATTAAAATCAGCAATAGCTGGTGGAAAAAGACACATGCCACATGTGCTCTTTTACCCAGGCCATTAGCCATTTTGATTGCCCTGCAGATTTACGCTGCACAGGGTGAAATTTACTTTAACCCTCGTTTTCTGTCGGATGATCCTTCTGCCGTTGCAGATTTGTCGCGCTTTGAAAATGGGCAGGAAATCCCTCCGGGCACTTACCGGGTTGATATTTACCTCAATGCTGGTTTCATTGTTATGCGTGATGTGGTTCTTAATCCCACAAAAGAGCCGAATTCATCACGTCTCGAACCTTGTCTGACGCGCGGACAACTCACTGGCATGGGGGTTAATCTCAGTTCGGTACTCAAAGAGAATAAAGAAAATGAAAAAGCGCTTTCCGATGAGTGTCTCTCGCTGGAAACGCTTATTCCTGAAGCCTCCACGCGTTTTGATGTTAGTCAACAACGTCTTTATCTGACTGTACCTCAGGCTTTTCTCAGTAACCAGTCCAGAGGCTATATCCCCCCGGAGATGTGGGACAACGGCATTACTGCAGGATTACTGAATTACAACCTGACCGGGAACAGTGTAAACCAGCAACGTGGCAGCGTTCGTCGGTATACATGGCTTAACCTGCAAAGTGGCCTGAATTTCGGTGCGTGGCGCTTAAGAGATAACTCAACATGGAGCCACAGTACCGGTGGCAAAATAGTGATAGCAACGATAAGTGGCAGCATGTTAACAGCTGGCTGGAACGCGATATTGTTCCTTTCCGTTCTCGCCTGACTGTGGGTGATAGTTATATGTAGTGGCACACTGAATTTGGCCACCTGAGCAGAGGTGATATGCTCACCTCAACATCTTATAGGTGAACCAATGAGCAAAGCATTTACTGCTGAATTTAAAGTCGAAGCGGCAAAACTGGTCCTGGATCAGAACTACACTCACGGCGAGGCGGCTAAGGCGATGAACGTCAGCCTCTCCGCCATCAACCGCCGGGTAAAATCGTTACGTATCGAGCGCCAGGGGAAAACGCCCCCGGGGCTGCCTCTGACGCCTGAGCAGACTGAACTCAGGGAAATGAGAAAACGAATACAACGCCTTGAAATGGAGAATGAAATCCTAAAAAAGGCTACCGCGCTCTTGATGT is a window from the Erwinia sp. genome containing:
- the fimD_2 gene encoding Outer membrane usher protein FimD (ID:JIFNMEKO_00186;~source:Prodigal:2.6) codes for the protein MSYRKNYGLCGIKISNSWWKKTHATCALLPRPLAILIALQIYAAQGEIYFNPRFLSDDPSAVADLSRFENGQEIPPGTYRVDIYLNAGFIVMRDVVLNPTKEPNSSRLEPCLTRGQLTGMGVNLSSVLKENKENEKALSDECLSLETLIPEASTRFDVSQQRLYLTVPQAFLSNQSRGYIPPEMWDNGITAGLLNYNLTGNSVNQQRGSVRRYTWLNLQSGLNFGAWRLRDNSTWSHSTGGKIVIATISGSMLTAGWNAILFLSVLA
- the fimC gene encoding Chaperone protein FimC (ID:JIFNMEKO_00185;~source:Prodigal:2.6), which gives rise to MSLLMSLALSHSLTATAGVALGATRVIYPASQKQIQLAVTNNDDKSTYLIQSWIENKEGQRDARFVITPPLFTMQGKKENSLRIIDATNQQLPKDRESLFWINVKAIPAMDKASSNVNTLQLAIISKIKLYYRPDNLNLPVDQAALRLRFSRSGDKLTLINPTPYYLTVTETTVGKQAIDNTLVPPFQNTSVSLPASVKGEITYRTINDYGSVTEKMQGILQ
- the fim gene encoding Fimbrial subunit type 1 (ID:JIFNMEKO_00184;~source:Prodigal:2.6) — protein: MRSARLATAGSTSSAVGFKIQLNDCDSSVSTKASVAFAGNAVSSTNNTVLSLQSSAAGSATNVGVQILDSVGTPLALDGGTFGTKTVLTDGTNTIPFQARYYATGAATAGIANADATFKVQYE